The stretch of DNA GCGGACCGCCTTATTGTATTCGGCGACGGATTCGATGTACCGCTTGCGCGCGACGGCGATGCGGTTCTCGGTGCCTTCGAGCTGCGCCTGCAGGTCGCGGTAGTTTTGGTTGGCTTTGAGTTCGGGATATCGTTCAACCGTCACCAATAATCTGGAAAGCGCGCTCGAAAGTCCTCGCTGGGCCTGCTCGAAGCGCTGCAGCGCTTGAGGATCGCTGAGATCCTTGGCATCGAGCTTGATGCTCGTAGCCTGGCTCCGCGCTTGGATGACTTGCGTCAGGGTATCCTGTTCGAATTTCGCCGCGCCTTTGACGGTCTCGACCAAATTGGGAATCAAATCGGCGCGCCGCTGGTACTGGTTCTGCACCTCGGCCCACGCGCCTTTCACTTCTTCATCCAAGCCTTGGAGCTTGTTGTAGCCGCAGCCTGAGACAGTGAGCATTGCGACCAATCCCATCGCGGCGAACAGGGTATGTTTCATGTTGAATGAATCTCCTGGCCCCCCTCTATTACAGAGGGAGGAAGTCTTGTCAAGTTTCTGCGACCGAGCTTCCTACAACACCTGACAGGCAATTGTCCTGACCCGGGGAAACTGAGGATGGACAAGGTTCGTTATTCGGCCTCAACGGTTTGCCGCTAAGGCGCCGTCATAAATCGAATCGTTCATCACTAAATCTCTCTATCGGCTCCAGCGGCGGGTAGGTTGCGAGAGGTTGCGAGGGAGGCATATGAGCATTACGCCCTTCACTCATTCTGCGCGGACAATCGTTAAGCGCGTCTTTCGGATGAAAGTGAACTCGGCTCGCTTGTCTGTGAAGTACGCATCGACCGCACTGCGGCAGCCCGACCAAGCGTCGTAATCATCAATGACCAATACCCCCCCAGGCACAAGCCGGGGTGCGAGCCGGGTCAAGCAGGTCATCACCGATTCGTACCAGTCTCCATCAATGTGCGCAAAAGCCACCGGCCAGTCGATCTGCATGGCCTCTTGAAACAAGCCTTTGACAAAATACGTGCTCGTCGATTCGGGGGGGACCCCGTGGCGGCGGAAATTGCCAATCACTTGCTCCAGGAGGTCGCTCTCGTACCCGTAATATCTGTGCCCACCTAACCCTTCGGACTTCCCAGTCCGAATTACCTGGTATCGTTCGTGAACTTCGGGTCCATCCTGATCCGAGGGCGGCGGAATCATGCCGAAGACATCGTAAACATAGAAAGGCCGACGGGGGGACTTGGCGGTTGCGATGACGATCGCGGAGCCCCCGAGGGCACAACCCGCCTCGACCAAGGCCCCATCGAGCCCGCGTCGCTCGATCTCTTCCACTCCGTCGTGTAAATCCCTTAATGCGTCCTCCTCCAAGTAGGTCAAATGATCGGCCTGAACGGCGCTGATGATCGCCGGGAGCAGACGCTGCGATGGTCGATTAAGTGAATCAGACACGGTACCTCCGATCTATATAATGAGCCGCTTTAGGCCACGACAAACGCCGTTATCCCTGTGACGACTCCACCGATCAAATCTGAATCAATTGCTAATCCCCCAGCCACACTTAACCTTTTGAATATTTTGGAACCAGCGATAGGCGCTTTCCTAGTGGCGTAATAAGAAACTTTGGCAACCTATACTTCAGGACGAAGAGGTGGGTCAAGGAGCATCCTCAGGCTGGAGCATCTTCAGGCTGCTCACTGACCCATCGCGCGTTGACTTTGCGGGGGAATTCGTCTAAAAACTTTGTTCAAGGAAATTCAAAATTATGGCGTATGTAGTCATCAGAACCGGCGGCAAGCAGTACCGCGTGGCGCCGGGAGATACCGTCCGGGTGGAGCGGCTGGACGGCGCGGTGGGAGATAAAATTACGCTCGGCGATGTGTTGTTCGTCGGCGGCAACGGCGAGGTTAAGATCGGCACGCCGACGGTGTCGGACGTCAAAGTCACCGCGGAGATCGTCGATCAAGGCCTGGCGAAAAAAATCATGGTCTTCAAAAAGAAGCGGCGCAAGAGCTACAGCAGGCAGCGGGGTCATCGCCAGCGGCAGACGACGCTCAAGATTCTCGAAATCGGTTAGGAAGGAATCATCCATGGCACATAAGAAAGCGGGAGGAAGCTCGCGCAACGGCAGAGACAGCCAGGGGCAGAGGCGCGGAGTCAAAGTGTTCGGCGGAGAGAAGGTGCGGGCGGGAAATATTTTAATCCGCCAGGTCGGCACCCGCATTCACCCGGGTAGAAACGTCGGCATGGGCCGGGACTTCACCATCTACGCCAAGATCGACGGGGTGGTGTCCTACGAGCGCATGGACAAGGAACGAAAGCGGGTGAGCGTGCAGCCGGCGTAACCGGCCTCCTGTAATCAGATGAAAAAGCCCCTTTCGGGGCTTTTTTTTTGCCCGGCGCAGATAGTGGTTCAGTTTGAATAAAATTTGTAGGGGCGACCCCCCCCGTGGTCGCCCGAAAAGAAGGGCAGGCACAGGGGCCTGCCCCTACATAGAAATGTTGTTGAATTCATTGAATCATTACCCGTGCGGGCGGTAGGTGACATTGATCGATCGGTTTGTGTTAATCTATGCATAACAAGTAAGGGTTAGATGAGCCATGAAGTTTATTGATGAGGTAAGAATTGAGGTAGAGGCCGGGCACGGCGGGCGGGGGTGTATGAGCTTTCGCCGGGAAAAATTCGTCCCGCGCGGCGGGCCGGACGGCGGCGACGGCGGCAACGGCGGCGATGTCGTGGCGGTCGCGGACCCGCAGCTCACCACGCTCTTGGATCTCCGCTATCAGAGGCTTTATCGCGCCGGCCGAGGTGTCCACGGCAAGGGAAAGGACCAGCACGGAAAGCGCGGTGAGGAAAAAATCATTCCGGTCCCCGTCGGGACGACGATTCGCGACGCGGAGAGCGGCGAGCTGCTGGTGGATCTGAGCGCGCCGGGGCAGCGCGCCGTGATTGCGCGCGGCGGCAAGGGCGGAAGAGGAAACGCACGCTTCGTCTCTTCGACCAATCGCAGCCCGCGCAAGGTCCAGCCCGGACTGCCCGGCGAAGAGCGCGTGCTCGACGTGGAGTTGAGACTTTTGGCCGACGTGGGAATCATCGGACTCCCGAACGCGGGAAAGTCCACGCTGATCGCCGCCATCTCGGCGGCGCGGCCGAAGATCGCCGACTATCCGTTCACGACTCTGGTTCCCAACCTGGGCGTGGTGAGCTACGGCGAAGGAAAGAGTTTTGTCATTGCCGACATTCCGGGACTGATCGAAGGCGCCCACCGAGGGGAAGGACTCGGACACAAGTTTCTCAAGCACGTGAGCAGGACGAGCGTATTGATCCATCTTCTCGACGCTTCGCGCATTACGGCAGACGACCCGCTGAACGATTGGCGCGCGATCAATCGCGAGCTCGAGCTTTTCGATCCGGCGCTGGCGGCGAAACCGCAAATCGTTGCGGCGAACAAGGTCGATCTGCCGGAGGCGAGAGAGGCGGCTGCATTGTTGAAAGAGAAGTTCGCGGCCATTTCGGTTCCTTTTCTCGCGATCTCCGCGGCGACGCGCGAAGGTTTGCGCGAGCTGGTCATGTCGATTTCCAGAACATTGGAAGAAAGGAAGGAGAGCGGCGATCGTGCTGCAGCGGGAATTTAAAAAACAAATCTTGCGCCGCTGCCGCCGCGTCGTCGTCAAGATCGGCAGCCAGGTTCTCTCGTCGCCGGAAGGCATCGAGGAGGGGAGAATCAAGGGGCTGGTGCGGGAATTGGCCGAGCTGCATGGACGGGGCAAGGAGCTGATCATCGTAAGCTCCGGCGCGGTGGCTTCCGGCATGACGCGCCTCGGGCTCAAA from Candidatus Binatia bacterium encodes:
- a CDS encoding LemA family protein, whose protein sequence is MKHTLFAAMGLVAMLTVSGCGYNKLQGLDEEVKGAWAEVQNQYQRRADLIPNLVETVKGAAKFEQDTLTQVIQARSQATSIKLDAKDLSDPQALQRFEQAQRGLSSALSRLLVTVERYPELKANQNYRDLQAQLEGTENRIAVARKRYIESVAEYNKAVRFFPTNLTARYLLGLEPRATFTADEKAATPPAVKF
- a CDS encoding TylF/MycF/NovP-related O-methyltransferase; translated protein: MSDSLNRPSQRLLPAIISAVQADHLTYLEEDALRDLHDGVEEIERRGLDGALVEAGCALGGSAIVIATAKSPRRPFYVYDVFGMIPPPSDQDGPEVHERYQVIRTGKSEGLGGHRYYGYESDLLEQVIGNFRRHGVPPESTSTYFVKGLFQEAMQIDWPVAFAHIDGDWYESVMTCLTRLAPRLVPGGVLVIDDYDAWSGCRSAVDAYFTDKRAEFTFIRKTRLTIVRAE
- the rplU gene encoding 50S ribosomal protein L21 is translated as MAYVVIRTGGKQYRVAPGDTVRVERLDGAVGDKITLGDVLFVGGNGEVKIGTPTVSDVKVTAEIVDQGLAKKIMVFKKKRRKSYSRQRGHRQRQTTLKILEIG
- the rpmA gene encoding 50S ribosomal protein L27 — encoded protein: MAHKKAGGSSRNGRDSQGQRRGVKVFGGEKVRAGNILIRQVGTRIHPGRNVGMGRDFTIYAKIDGVVSYERMDKERKRVSVQPA
- the obgE gene encoding GTPase ObgE — translated: MKFIDEVRIEVEAGHGGRGCMSFRREKFVPRGGPDGGDGGNGGDVVAVADPQLTTLLDLRYQRLYRAGRGVHGKGKDQHGKRGEEKIIPVPVGTTIRDAESGELLVDLSAPGQRAVIARGGKGGRGNARFVSSTNRSPRKVQPGLPGEERVLDVELRLLADVGIIGLPNAGKSTLIAAISAARPKIADYPFTTLVPNLGVVSYGEGKSFVIADIPGLIEGAHRGEGLGHKFLKHVSRTSVLIHLLDASRITADDPLNDWRAINRELELFDPALAAKPQIVAANKVDLPEAREAAALLKEKFAAISVPFLAISAATREGLRELVMSISRTLEERKESGDRAAAGI